One stretch of Thermodesulfobacteriota bacterium DNA includes these proteins:
- a CDS encoding sulfide-dependent adenosine diphosphate thiazole synthase has product MALSEITITRAIIDRFSRKLMDHVDVDTAIVGAGPAGLAAAYFLAKEGRKVAVFERKLSIGGGMWGGGMMFNEIVVQEEAKEILDLFGVTTQEYEPGYYTADAVEAASTICSHATKAGAKVFNCMSVEDVMIREGRVIGLVITWSPVEMTGLHVDPLSVTAKNIVDATGHATEVLAVIARKADVRLFTETGKILGERSMWAEKAERLTLENTKRICPGVFVAGMSANAAFGGPRMGPIF; this is encoded by the coding sequence ATGGCCTTGAGCGAAATCACCATCACCAGGGCGATCATCGACCGGTTCTCCAGGAAACTCATGGACCACGTCGACGTGGACACGGCGATCGTCGGCGCCGGCCCCGCGGGGCTGGCGGCGGCCTACTTCCTCGCGAAGGAAGGGCGCAAGGTCGCGGTGTTCGAGCGCAAGCTGAGCATCGGCGGAGGGATGTGGGGCGGCGGGATGATGTTCAACGAGATCGTGGTGCAGGAGGAGGCGAAGGAGATCCTCGACCTCTTCGGCGTGACCACGCAGGAGTACGAGCCCGGCTACTACACGGCGGATGCGGTCGAGGCGGCTTCCACGATCTGCTCGCACGCGACGAAGGCGGGCGCGAAGGTCTTCAACTGCATGAGCGTCGAGGACGTCATGATCCGGGAGGGGCGTGTCATCGGGCTCGTCATCACCTGGTCCCCCGTGGAGATGACGGGGCTGCACGTGGACCCGCTCTCCGTGACGGCGAAGAACATCGTGGACGCGACCGGCCACGCCACCGAGGTGCTGGCGGTGATCGCGCGGAAGGCGGACGTCAGGCTGTTCACCGAAACCGGGAAGATCCTCGGCGAGCGGTCCATGTGGGCCGAGAAGGCGGAGCGCCTGACGCTGGAGAACACGAAGCGGATCTGCCCGGGGGTGTTCGTCGCGGGGATGTCCGCCAACGCCGCGTTCGGCGGCCCGAGGATGGGGCCCATCTTC
- a CDS encoding tetratricopeptide repeat protein, whose translation MKCTTAVIVGVAFALSVFPAGASIAGPMEDIQMAFVQGEFEAAFRLARALAETGEPKAQNLLGYMYQSGKGVGQDYIEAMRWYRKAAAQGDSEALNNVGVMFENGQGVELDYGEAVKWYKDAAAHGNPVARNNLGVMFAYGKGVPQDFISAYVWFDLAATSYSEWDMDRREIAVGNRDNAAYRLSPGQLSIAKKLAAEMKRKAER comes from the coding sequence ATGAAATGCACAACCGCCGTCATCGTCGGGGTGGCGTTCGCCCTTTCCGTGTTCCCGGCGGGCGCGTCTATCGCAGGGCCGATGGAGGATATCCAGATGGCCTTCGTCCAGGGGGAATTCGAAGCGGCGTTCCGGCTCGCCAGGGCGCTGGCCGAAACGGGGGAGCCCAAGGCGCAGAACCTTCTTGGATACATGTACCAGTCGGGCAAGGGCGTGGGGCAGGACTACATCGAGGCGATGCGGTGGTACAGGAAGGCGGCGGCCCAGGGCGATTCGGAGGCGCTGAACAACGTCGGTGTCATGTTCGAAAACGGCCAGGGCGTGGAGCTCGACTATGGCGAAGCGGTGAAGTGGTACAAGGACGCCGCGGCCCACGGGAACCCGGTCGCCCGGAACAACCTCGGCGTCATGTTCGCGTACGGGAAAGGGGTGCCGCAGGACTTCATATCCGCGTATGTGTGGTTCGACCTTGCGGCCACCTCGTATTCCGAGTGGGACATGGACCGGCGGGAGATCGCGGTAGGGAACCGGGACAACGCGGCGTACCGGCTGAGTCCCGGACAGCTCTCAATCGCGAAGAAGCTTGCGGCCGAGATGAAGCGGAAGGCGGAAAGGTAA